The genomic DNA GCGCAAAGGCGGGATCGTCTGTGTGCGCGTACGCGTTGAGGAAGCCGACGACGGCCTCGGCCTGTGGCCACCAATGTTTGTCGGCGTCGAGGTGGCCGCTGGCGTCCCGTTCGTTGAAGAGGCCACCGTCTTCGTCGAGGCCTTCGGTGCACGCGAGACGAGCCAGACGGAGCGAGGCGGTGCGCACGCGGGTGCTGAGCTCGTCGTCGCCGAGCACATCGGCCGCTTCGTCCATCAGCCAACTCGCTTCGATGTCGTGCCCGTAAGAGACGACGCCAGAGGCCGGCGTCCAGTCCATGCCGAAAAAGCTCCCGAGGTGGCCCGTCACGGGGTCGATCACGCGGTCGAGGAACAGGTCGAGGAGCGCGCGGATGCGGGCGGCGAGGCCCGCGTCGGGCCAGACGTGGTAGAGCGTGGTGTAGGCCTCCAGGACGTGGAGGTGCGTGTTCATCGTCTTCGGCGCGTCGGTGTCTTTCTCGCTGAGGCGGACGTCCGCCAGAGGTCCCCACTCGCGAGAGAACGCCTCCAGGTAGCCGCCGCGCACGGGGTCGACGGCCCGCCGCTCGATCAATCGGTACAGGTCCTGAGCCCAGGCCAGCGCCTCCGCGTCCTTTGAATGCCGGACGTACTCCGCGAGGCCGTAGATGGCGAACGCCTGCGCGTAAACCTGCTTCTTGGTCTCCGTCGGCTCGCCAGAGGCGCTGACCATCCAATAGATGCCGCCGTGGTCGGGGTCGCGGAAGCGGTCGCGGAGGGCGTGGTAGGCCTCGTCGGCTTCGTCACACCATTGGTCCGTCTGGAGCGTGCGGCACGCCGCAGAGAAGGTCCACAGGATGCGGGCGTTGAGGACGGCGCCTCTGGCGGCGCCGGGCTCGGGGCGGTCGTGGCCGTCGATGCGCCCGATGAAGCCGCCGCGCACGGGGTCGATGGTCCGGTCGGCCCAATACGGCAGGATGTGGTCGACGAGTTCGGCGCGAGCGCCAGAGGCGAGTCGGGCGAGGGCGTCCATCATTCCGAGCGGTCGAGGACGGCGCGGTTGCGCCGGATGAGGTCGAGGCGCTGCTCGACCGAGGCCGCCGAGCGGAGCGCGTCCTCCGGCGTGTGCTGCGCGTAGTCCACCAGCCGGCCTAGAGTACTGGTGGCGACGTGCAGGCGGGAGTCCGACGAGGCGTAGTAGATGAGCACGGCCCCGTCGTCGTCCAGAATCCAGCCGTTGGCAAACGTGACGTTGGAGACGTCGCCGACGCGCTCCTCGCCCTGCGGCTCGATGAGGTGACCGCCTGGGGCGTGCGTGATCCGCCACGGCTCGTCGAGCGCGGTCATGAACAGGTAGGTCACGTAGCGCAGCCCCGCGGCCGTGTTGCGGACGCCGTGCGCCAGGTGGAGCCACCCGGCGTCGGTCTTGAGCGGCGGTGGACCCTGCCCGTTCTTGACCTCTTTAATGGTGTGGTAGACGCGAGGGTCGATCACGCGCTCGGCGTCCACACGCGCGCCGTCCATCGTCGGCGAAGTGCCCCAGCCGATGCCGCCGCCCGAGCCTGCCGAGATGAACCCGTCCTGGGGCCGCGTGTAGAGCCCATACTCTCCCCCGACGAACTCCGGGTGCAAGACCACGTTGCGCTGCTGCGGCGACGGCGTTACCAGATCCGGGAGACGCTCCCATGTCCTCAGGTCGCGTGTCCGCGCGATCCCGCACTGCGCAATGGCGTCCGAGAGGTCACCTCTGGCGTGGGCCTCCAGGTCGGCGCGTTCGGTGCAGAAGAGGCCGTAAATCCAGCCGTCCTCGTGCGCGGTCAGGCGCATGTCGTAGACGTTCGTGTCCGGGTCGTCGGTCTCCGGCATCGCCAGAGGCTCGTCCCAGAAGCGGAAGCCGTCGACGCCGTTGGGGCTCTCGGCGACTGCGAAGAACGACTTCCGGTCGTCGCCTTCGACGCGCGCCACGACGAGGTAGCGCCCCTCGTGCTTGATGGCGCCCGCGTTGAACACGGCGTTGACGCCGAGCCGCTCCATCATGAACGGGTTCGTCTCGGGGTCGAGGTCATAGCGCCACGCCAGAGGCGCGTGCTCGGCGGTGAGGACGGGGTAGCGGTAGCGGGTGTAGATCCCGTTGCCGAGCGCTTCGGGCTCGTTGGGCCGCGCGAGGAGCGCCTCGTGGGCGTCGCGGAGCGCGCGGAGACGGGCCTCTGGCGAGGGCGAGGGTGAGGGGGCGCCGTCACCCCCAGAGGAGAAGGAAGAGCCGAAAGCCATTGGAGAGGGCGGATACAAAGATGAGTTAGGCGGGAACGGGCGACTCGAACGGAGCCTGCTGCGGGCCGCCAGAGGCCGAGACGGGCGTGCCCGAGGTGGAGGCGTCGTCGAGGCCGGGCTGCTCGGGGTAGTCCTCCAGCTTGTCGTACCAGTTGACCTTGAGGAAGGCGCTCGTCACGATCACGACGGTGACCGAGGTGGCGAGCCCGCTCCAGTCCTCCAGCACGATGAGAATGCCGGTGGCGACGAGCGCCGTCTGCCACACGATGCCGACGACGACGTTGACGGCGTCGCGCTTGAAGCCGCCGTTGGCCTGGATCTCAGGATGCTCCGCCACGACGGCTTCGTGGACGGGGCTCCAGAAGCCCCACGGCCGCACCTTGAGGTAGAAGTTCTTCAGCACCCCTGGGGGGTCGGGCTCGGTGAGCAGGCTCCCCGCGATGCAGCCTACGAGCGAGAGCGCGAGGATGAGCGGAAAGGCGTAGAGCGGGGTTGCGGCGCCGAAGTCGAGCCCGAGCAGGCCCATCGTCGGGGCGGCGATGCCCGCGGCGACGATGCCGGCGAGCATGCCCCAGAAGTAGCCGTAGCTGTTGAACCGCCACCAGTGCCATTTCAGCAGGTTGGAGGCCGCGTAGCCGCCATAGAGCGCACCCACGAGCCACTGCACGATCTCGTTCAGGTTCTGCGCCACGAACCCGAACCCAGTCCCGATAACGACAACGATGATCGAGACGAGATAGCTCATCCGCACATACGTCTTCTCGGACGCGTCCGGGTTGATGTACCGCTTGTACACGTCGTTGACGATGTAGGCAGGCGCGGCGTTGACCGTGGCGGCGTAGGTGCTCATGAACGCCGCCAGAAGCGCCGCGATGAGGAGGCCGAGCAGGCCGGTCGGGATGAACTCGCGGAGCGTGAAGGGCAGGATGAGTTCGAAGTTGACGTCGGAGCCCATCGCGCCCAGCTCGTCGCGGAAGAAGACGAGCGCGAGGACCGTCAGGCCGGTGATGAGCATGTAGCGAGGCACCATCAGGACGAGGCTCACAAGCCCGCTCATTTTGGCCGCCTCCTTTGGCGTCTTGGCCGAGAGGACGCGCTGCATGTCGTAGTTGGGAGCAGGGCCGGCCATGCTCCCGAGGACGCCCTTGAAAAGCATCATCATGAAGAAGGCCCCAAAGAGGGTGTACCCGTCCGCGGCGATCTTCTCGTTCGCGGAGGGCAGGATGGCGGCCCAATCGAGGTCCAGGTTCCAGCCGAACCAGAGGTTCCCCCAGCCATCGGGCACCGCCGCGCTGAGGGCCTCTGGCGCGACCTGCTGCATCGCGATTGCGCCGACCCAGAGGCAGGCCACGGTCATGATGCAGAACTGGAGCACCTCGGTAAAGACCACGCTGAACATCCCGCCCTTGACCACATAGAGCGTCGCGATGGCGGTGATGATGAGGCCGTAGAGGTTGGCGTTCCACGTCGGGTCGGCCGACAGCTCGAACGGGAGGAAGGCAGACGCGAACTGCCCGATCCCGATGAACCCGTAGGCCAGGAACCCGACGACGTTGATGAGCGCGAAGAGCACCACGACGAGGTGCGACAGCTTCGCGCCTTGCCCATCCCCAAACCGGAATCGGATCCACTCCGCCCCCGTCATCACCCCGGAACGCCTGAGCCAGACCGAGAGGTACACCATCAGGAAGATCTGGTTGAAGACCGGCCACAGCCAGGGGATCCAGATGCTCTTCATCCCATAGACGAAGAGGAGGTAGACGAGCCACATCGTGCCCGAGATGTCGAACATCCCAGACGCGTTCGAGAGACCGAGGGCGTACCAGGGAATCTCGTTTCCGCCGAGGAAGTAGTTCTGGATGCTCTTGGAGGCCCTCCGCGAGATCCAGAAGCCGATAAACACCGTGACCACGATGTACGCGGCGATGATGGTCAGATCGATGGGGTGAAGGTTCATCGGCGAGGACGCGGTGGACGAGTGGCGAAAGCGCTTCCGGCGAAGCTAGCGCGCCGGCACCAATAAATCAAAACGATTGATCAATAGAATCCCTCCCTCCCTCGATTTACAGAGCGAGAGGGCGCTAGATTTTGCCCCCCCCTTCCACACATGCTCACCGGAACGAACCTCTCTCACGCCAAGCGCCACAATCTCCAGATTGTGCATGAGACGATCCGGCTGTATGCGCCGATCTCGCGGGCGGACGTAGCCAGACGCACGGGGCTGACCGCGCAGACGATCTCGAACCTCGTCCGCCAGCTGATCGATACAGGGCTCGTGATCGAGACGGCTCGGGCGACGGGGGGCCGCGGCGCACCGCCGATCCAGCTGGAGGTCAACCCCGACGCCGCCTTCTCTGTCGGGCTGGACCTGGACACGGACCACCTCACCGCCGTTCTCGTGGACCTTTCGGGTGCCGTGCGCGCGCGCATCCACCACGAGGTGTGGCTCGCGGCGCCAGAGGCCGCGCTCGACCTCTGTGTCGAGACGACCGAAGCCCTCGCGAAAGAGCTCGACCTGCGTCATGGCCAGATCTGGGGCATCGGGGTCGGGATCCCAGGGCCGATGCGGCCAGGACCGGACGGGACCTATCTCGTGAACCCCATCGCGTTCCCGCAGTGGCACGACGTGCCTCTGGCGGAGCAGCTCCACGCCCGGCTGGGCCTGCCGGTCTTTATCGAGAACAACGCGACGGCCGCGGCCGTGGGCGAGCACTGGTATGGCGCCGGGCGCCACCTCTCGACGTTTTTCTACGTGTACCTCGGGAGCGGGCTCGGCGGCGGGCTCGTGGTGCAGGGGACGCCGTTCGAGGGCCACACGGGGAACGCGGGCGAGATCGGCTACCTCGCGCCTCAACGCGCCTCTGGCGGGCCGACGCACGTCGGCGAGCTGTTCAACCTCGCGAACCTGTACGCGCGCCTGGGCGAAGCGGGCGTCGAGGCCGCGACCCCCGACGATCTGCTCACGCTCCACGAGGCCGGGGACGACGCCTTCGAGGCGTGGTTCGACGAAGCGGGGGAGCAGCTCGCAAACCTCCTGTTCACCGTCCGCGCTATCCTCGACCCCGAGGCGACGTTCGTGGGCGGCCGGTGGCCGGACCGCCTGCTAGGAGATTTGCTGGAGCGCGCCCGCGTGCATCTCACTGACAGAGTGGTCCCCGGCGGCCTGGACGCGCCCGAACTCCGCCTCGCGACCGCTGGCGCCGACGCCGGCGCGCTGGGCGTCGCCTCCCTCCCGCTTTACCACGCCTTCGCGCCGCTCCAGCGAACATCGCTGCGCCGCGCCGACTCGGCAACGGGACAGAACAACGGGTCTGAGGCCGTGTCCGCATTCGAGCGAACCGAGGCGGGCTAGGCGCCCGAGGCCTCTGGCGGGCTGCGCCTCTAGCGCCGGCCTACCAGCCGGTGATCTCGCGGACGACCGGCTCCAGCTCATCGGCCATGCGGACGTGCTCGGCGCCGCCGGGGTGGCCGTCGCATCCCGCGACGTAGCGGCCGTCGTAGGTGAACACCGAGACCGCCGGGTCGCCAGAGGCCGCGCGGCGGGCGGCGACCTCGCGGAGGTAGCCTGCGAGTTGCGCCTTCTGCGCGCCCTCGAAAACGGGGCTGTTGAGGAGCAGGACCGGGGCGTCGGGGTAGCGCTCGCGGAGGCGGGCAAGGAAGCGCGCATAGTCTGCGACGAAGGCGGCGCCGTCCAGAGCCTCGCGAGTAGTCTCGCCGTCGCCTGCGGAGAAGTCGTTGGTGCCGAGGGCGACGACGACAAGGTCGGGGCGGTACAGCGTGCTGTCCCACGGCGGATTGTCCGTGGCGTACTCCATGTACACGCCGTCGTACACGTCCGGCATCACCGGCGCGAGCGTGTTCCAGTTGCGGTGCAGGCCCATCCCGGAGACGGACGACAGCATCCACTGCGCGTCCAGGCGCCTCGCGAGGCGCGGGCCGTACGCGATCCACGCGTGAGTCGCGTCGTACCACGTCCCCGCTCCGCAGGCGATGGGCTCCGAGTCGGCGCCGAAGCCGCTCGTGATGGAGTCGCCGATGAACTCGATGCGGCGGGCGGGAAGCGGTTCGGCAGGCAAGAGCTCAGCGCCCGAGAACGAGACGAGCCGGTTGTGGCCGTTCTGGCCTTCGGTCGCTTTGCTCAACCAGAGCGTGTGCTCGCCAGAGGCGAGGCCTTCTGCGAGCACCGTCTCGCGCTGGCCGGGCCGCGTCTGGAATCGGACCGGCTCCCCGCCGTCCACGACCACGGTGAACCAGTTGTGCTCCGTCCCGTAGCGGAACTCGTCTTCGATGTGGGCGGCGAGGCGCGTGCCTCGGAAGCGAACGACGAACGTGACGCCAGAGGCAGCAAACGAGACCGAACCGTCCGGGTGCGCGAGGTGGCGTCCCATGATCTGAACACGCGGATCGGCGGCGGGGACGCTCTGCAAACGGCGGGCGACGTTCATGAGCGCGCGGGCGTTGTGGTACGGCCCTTTCCAGATCCCGCCCTTGTCCGCGCGGCGAAGCCCGGGCTGGCGGTCGAGGGTCCCCATGTACCAGCCGCCGTGCTCGTGGTCCACGAGGTAGGCCTGGATGGTGCCCCATATCTGCAAGAAGCGGTCGTGGTAGCGCATCGGGTCGTCCGGGAAGTGGTCGCCCATGAGCAGGAGCGTGTTCAGGCCCTCGGCCTGCGCCCACCAGTTCTTGGTCGGGTCGGTGACCGACAGAGGCTCGCCGTCGGCGAAGTAGTAGCCCGCCTCGACGAAGCCCGCGTTGGCGGCGTCCCAGCCCGTGCGAAGGCTGTGATCGACCATTTTCTTGCCCGCCAGAAGCGTTGGCCCGGAGTCCAGTCCGATCGCCTCGGCGGCTTCGAGCATGAGGAAGGCCGTCTCCACGTCGTGCCCGAACGAGACGTGGTCGTAGTACCGGTTGGCCTCTCGCACGTCTTCGGTGGAGTCGCGGTAGGAGACGGGCGTCCAGTCCGCGAGCGAGAACAGGGTGAGCGTGCCGGGCTCGACGGTGATGGTATCGCGGATGAGCGTCAGCATCTCGTCGATCCTCTGGCGGAGCGTCGCATCGGGCCAGACGTGGTAGAGCTCGGTGAACGCTTCCAGGATGTGGATGGATGAGTTCTGGTCCTTCGGCGGCGTGCGCCCGAGCCCCTGGCGGAGCGGCTCGCCCTCGCGCGTGAGGTAGTTGAAGTAGCCACCGTGCTCGGCGTCGTGGGCGTGGGCATCGAGCCAACGGAAAGCCTCTTGCGCCATCGCCAGAGGCTCCGGGTGGCCTGTGGCCGCGTGAGCGGCGGCGAGGCCGTAGATGGCGAAGGCGTTGCCGTAGGCCTGCTTGACGAGGCGCCCGTCGGCCTCGGGGATCGGCGTGCCGTCGCGCTGGACGAGCCAGTAAAAGCCGCCGTTCTCGGCGTCCCACATCTCATCCCGCAGGAAGGCGACGCCGTGGAGTGCCATCTCGCGGTAGGCCTCGTCGTCGGTCCACATCGCGGCCTGCGCCGTCGTCCAGACGTGGCGCGACTGCGTGACGATCATCTTCTGTTGGTCGCCGACCGGATTCCACGCGTAGTCGAACCGGCTGAGGAAGCCGCCCGCCTCGCGGTCGACGGCGCGTGGATACCACGCGTCCAGAACCTCGCTCTGGAGCGAAAACGTCATCTCCTCTGCGAGCGCCGCGCGCACGTCGGGCGCCAGAGCCGTGCCGGCGGTCTGGCCTCTGCCGGGGACGGCGAGGAGCGCGAGCGCTGCGAGGGCGAGGGGTCGGATCATCGGGTCACGACGAGTCGGCCGTGCGAGACGCGGTCGCCCGCGGCGACGCGGACGAGGTAGGTGCCGCTGGCGGTGGGGGCGGTTACGGCGGCCTGGAGCGCGCCCGCAGGCTGCACGCCGAGCCTCTGGCGCGAGACGAGGCGGCCCGTGAGATCGAACACGTCCACGGTTACGTCAACCGTGGCGGCGAGCGTGAGAGTGAGCGTCGTGGCGCCAGAGGTCGGGTTGGGATAGAGCGCCAGCGGGATTTGGGCCTCTGGCGTGGGCTCGGAGGCGGTGGCGAGCGTGTAATCGCGCCAGTCGGGGAGCTCGTCGCGTGTGAGGACGACCTCGCTGGTGTAAATCCGCGTCAGGCGGTCGGCGGGGATGTCGCGCTCGAAGCCGTTCCAGACGTTGAACCAGCTCCACCAGATGCCGCGGTCGGCCGAGTCGTCCATGTCGGGGAGCGTCCCGGACTCGGTGAGCGAAACGAGCTTGTTGGCGCCGAAGGCGTCCTGGAGCAGCTCCCACTGGCTCGTGATGAGCGTTTCGGGGTCGTCGGAATAGAAGTCCCGCCCGACCACGTCGACGTAGTCGTCACCGGGGTACCACGCCAGAGGATCGCTCGCGGGCTCGTAGGTCCAGACCCAGATGAGGTTGTGGAGGTCGTGGACATCGGTCAGCCGGTCGTACACGAGCCGCCACAGCTCGACGTAGTCGGCGCCGCTCTGGGCGCCCCACCAGAAGAAGCCGCCTGCGGCCTCGTGGAGCGGGCGCCAGAGGACGGGGATGTCGGCGTCCTCGAACTTCTGGAGTTGGACGGCGATGGCGTCGATGTCCCGCAAGAGGAGGTCGTAGTTGGCGCCGCCGGGGCCTTCGGCGAGGGCGTCGGCGAAGTCGAACGAGGTCGCCTCGGTGTAGAAGCCGCGGTACCACGGCTGATCCGCCGTGTTGTAGAGGTCCGTCGGGGCGTTCCAGTGCCACATCAGGTTGACGATCCCCTCCTTTCCGTCGGCGTCGGTCTGCGCCCAGCCGATCCATTCCTCGGACCAATCGCGCGGCGCGCCGCCGAACTGGATGCGCGAGGGGGAGTAGTCGATCAGGTCGAAGCCGCCGATGGCGGGCACCTTGCCCGTAACGCTCGTCACGTAGTCGATCTCCGCCGTGCGGGGAGAGCCGCTGTAGATGTCCTGCTGCGCCGAGAGGATGTGCTCGCCGTACTCGTCCAGCAAGAAGGCGAAGAGCGCGCGTGCGGACGGCGACGCATCCGGGTCCGAGAGAACCGGCGGGGGGACGGCCGGGCCGGGGTACGAGACGGGCGCGAACGTGAGGTAGTCCACCTCGAAGCTCCCGTGGACCGTGATCGTGTGGGAACCGGGGCTCAGCCGACGCTCGGCCACGACGATCTCGCGGAAGGCGCCCGTCACGGGGACGTTGGTCGAGATGGGCGTCTGGTCATCGACCTGCACGGTGTACGACGCGAAGCGCGCGTTCGCCGCGACGGCGAGACGGATCTGGACGAAGTCGCCAGAGGCGTCCACGGTAAAGCGGAGGCTGTCGCCGGGCTGGACGATGCCGGTCACGTAGCCCGTCCCGGAGTACCCGGCGCGCTCGGTCGCGACAGCGGCGTTGCCGACGAGCGCGGCGTCCTCGGCTTCGAAAAGCGCCTGGGCGCGAGAGGCGCCGCTGGCGAGGAGGAGGACGGCGAGGAGCGTGGCGGTGCGGAGCGTGGCGGTGCGGAGCATGTAGAGCGGAGGGGCGCCTCTGGCGAACCCGTTCGAGTTGGAGAGGGTGTGCGTGAGCGGGCGAGCGGGATCAGCTGGAGAGGAGGAGGTCGGCCATCCTGCGGTCCAGCTTGTGGCCGCGGAAGTCCTCGTAGGCCACGTCTTCGCGGCCGCTATCGAGGATGCCGAAGGAGCCGCGGAAATTCCACATGGCCCAGCCCCAGCCCATCTCGCGCCAGAGGCTCGTGACATCGCGCATCCAGCCCAACGCGGCTTCATGCGGCGTCTTGTTGTAGCAGCCCCACTCGCCGACGTGGACGGGCACGCCCTGATTGACGAGCGGTTGCCAGACCTGGACGAGTTGTTCGCGGAGCACCTCCTTGTTCCAGAGGCGGCCGTCCTTGTCGGTCATGGGCCAGACGGGGGTCTCGAAGCTCTCGAACTCGTTCTCGGGCACCCACGTGGCGGTGTAGTGCGAGATCATCTTGGGCAGGTAGCCGCGCGTGCTCTGCACGAGCCCGAGCGGGACGATGCCCGGGACGGGCGTCTGCCCGATGTCCGCGCCGTCGGCGACGATGAGGCGGTCCGGGTCGATGTCCCGGATGGCGGCCACGAGCCGCGTGGCGACCTCGACGTAGCGGCTCTGGTCCTGGTAGCTCCACGGCGGCTCGTTGAAGAGGTCGTAGCTGACCTTCTGGTTCGACGTGTGCTTGTAGCGCTCGGCGAGGGTTTGCCAGTGAAGCGTGGCCGCGTCCATCGCGAGTTCCATCTCCTCGCGCGGGCTGTCGAACAGCAGGTGCGGCTCCAGTTCGCGCCCGTTGACGCAGTAGCCTGGGATCCGATGCAGGTTGAGGTTGACGTGCAGCCCGTACTTCTCGCCGTACTCCACCGCCTCATCGACGGTGTTCAGCGCCTCCTCGTCGATCTCCATCCAGTCCTCTGGCGAGGACCACGCCCAGTAGGACATCGGGATGCGGACGAAGTCGAAGCCCAGTTCGGCGATCCACTCGAAATCCGTCTCGACGAACGAGCGGTCGCGGGCGCCGCCGGTGAGTTCGGTGAGGTTGAAGCCGCGCCAGCGCGGGATGCGTGGCTGCGTGCGCGTACCCGGGAGCGCGCCGTGCTGGCTGACGATGACTTCGCCGTCGGTCGAGCGGGCAGGCCCGGCGCCGGTCGCCTCTGGCGGCATCACGGCGCCGGAAGCCGGGTTCATCGCATTTTGGGCGGCCGCGCCTGAGGCGCACCCGGCGGCGGTGGCGCCGAGTGCGGCGGCGGAGGCGGTCCCGAGAAAGGCGCGGCGGTCCATGGGCGTGCTTTTATCAATTGACTGGAGTAAATAGGATACGTCTGCTCGTAAGCGCTTCCAACCCCTCCCGCCGTGATCCGCCTCTTCTCCCTCCTTCTCCTCGCGCCTCTGGCGGCTTTTGCACAGCCCGCCGACTTCGCCCTGACCGAGCGCGGCTACTTCGAGCGCGAAGGTGTGAGCGTGATGGCGTTCCAGGACTTCTACCCCGATAGCCACCAGGGCGGCATCA from Rubricoccus marinus includes the following:
- a CDS encoding AGE family epimerase/isomerase gives rise to the protein MMDALARLASGARAELVDHILPYWADRTIDPVRGGFIGRIDGHDRPEPGAARGAVLNARILWTFSAACRTLQTDQWCDEADEAYHALRDRFRDPDHGGIYWMVSASGEPTETKKQVYAQAFAIYGLAEYVRHSKDAEALAWAQDLYRLIERRAVDPVRGGYLEAFSREWGPLADVRLSEKDTDAPKTMNTHLHVLEAYTTLYHVWPDAGLAARIRALLDLFLDRVIDPVTGHLGSFFGMDWTPASGVVSYGHDIEASWLMDEAADVLGDDELSTRVRTASLRLARLACTEGLDEDGGLFNERDASGHLDADKHWWPQAEAVVGFLNAYAHTDDPAFARAAAQAWAFIQQHIIDREGGEWFFRVSRDGTPYREEDKVGPWKCPYHNARACMEIMHRVPTPEPLAARAHPA
- a CDS encoding glycoside hydrolase family 130 protein — translated: MAFGSSFSSGGDGAPSPSPSPEARLRALRDAHEALLARPNEPEALGNGIYTRYRYPVLTAEHAPLAWRYDLDPETNPFMMERLGVNAVFNAGAIKHEGRYLVVARVEGDDRKSFFAVAESPNGVDGFRFWDEPLAMPETDDPDTNVYDMRLTAHEDGWIYGLFCTERADLEAHARGDLSDAIAQCGIARTRDLRTWERLPDLVTPSPQQRNVVLHPEFVGGEYGLYTRPQDGFISAGSGGGIGWGTSPTMDGARVDAERVIDPRVYHTIKEVKNGQGPPPLKTDAGWLHLAHGVRNTAAGLRYVTYLFMTALDEPWRITHAPGGHLIEPQGEERVGDVSNVTFANGWILDDDGAVLIYYASSDSRLHVATSTLGRLVDYAQHTPEDALRSAASVEQRLDLIRRNRAVLDRSE
- a CDS encoding sodium:solute symporter family protein: MNLHPIDLTIIAAYIVVTVFIGFWISRRASKSIQNYFLGGNEIPWYALGLSNASGMFDISGTMWLVYLLFVYGMKSIWIPWLWPVFNQIFLMVYLSVWLRRSGVMTGAEWIRFRFGDGQGAKLSHLVVVLFALINVVGFLAYGFIGIGQFASAFLPFELSADPTWNANLYGLIITAIATLYVVKGGMFSVVFTEVLQFCIMTVACLWVGAIAMQQVAPEALSAAVPDGWGNLWFGWNLDLDWAAILPSANEKIAADGYTLFGAFFMMMLFKGVLGSMAGPAPNYDMQRVLSAKTPKEAAKMSGLVSLVLMVPRYMLITGLTVLALVFFRDELGAMGSDVNFELILPFTLREFIPTGLLGLLIAALLAAFMSTYAATVNAAPAYIVNDVYKRYINPDASEKTYVRMSYLVSIIVVVIGTGFGFVAQNLNEIVQWLVGALYGGYAASNLLKWHWWRFNSYGYFWGMLAGIVAAGIAAPTMGLLGLDFGAATPLYAFPLILALSLVGCIAGSLLTEPDPPGVLKNFYLKVRPWGFWSPVHEAVVAEHPEIQANGGFKRDAVNVVVGIVWQTALVATGILIVLEDWSGLATSVTVVIVTSAFLKVNWYDKLEDYPEQPGLDDASTSGTPVSASGGPQQAPFESPVPA
- a CDS encoding ROK family transcriptional regulator, with amino-acid sequence MLTGTNLSHAKRHNLQIVHETIRLYAPISRADVARRTGLTAQTISNLVRQLIDTGLVIETARATGGRGAPPIQLEVNPDAAFSVGLDLDTDHLTAVLVDLSGAVRARIHHEVWLAAPEAALDLCVETTEALAKELDLRHGQIWGIGVGIPGPMRPGPDGTYLVNPIAFPQWHDVPLAEQLHARLGLPVFIENNATAAAVGEHWYGAGRHLSTFFYVYLGSGLGGGLVVQGTPFEGHTGNAGEIGYLAPQRASGGPTHVGELFNLANLYARLGEAGVEAATPDDLLTLHEAGDDAFEAWFDEAGEQLANLLFTVRAILDPEATFVGGRWPDRLLGDLLERARVHLTDRVVPGGLDAPELRLATAGADAGALGVASLPLYHAFAPLQRTSLRRADSATGQNNGSEAVSAFERTEAG
- a CDS encoding AGE family epimerase/isomerase, with the protein product MIRPLALAALALLAVPGRGQTAGTALAPDVRAALAEEMTFSLQSEVLDAWYPRAVDREAGGFLSRFDYAWNPVGDQQKMIVTQSRHVWTTAQAAMWTDDEAYREMALHGVAFLRDEMWDAENGGFYWLVQRDGTPIPEADGRLVKQAYGNAFAIYGLAAAHAATGHPEPLAMAQEAFRWLDAHAHDAEHGGYFNYLTREGEPLRQGLGRTPPKDQNSSIHILEAFTELYHVWPDATLRQRIDEMLTLIRDTITVEPGTLTLFSLADWTPVSYRDSTEDVREANRYYDHVSFGHDVETAFLMLEAAEAIGLDSGPTLLAGKKMVDHSLRTGWDAANAGFVEAGYYFADGEPLSVTDPTKNWWAQAEGLNTLLLMGDHFPDDPMRYHDRFLQIWGTIQAYLVDHEHGGWYMGTLDRQPGLRRADKGGIWKGPYHNARALMNVARRLQSVPAADPRVQIMGRHLAHPDGSVSFAASGVTFVVRFRGTRLAAHIEDEFRYGTEHNWFTVVVDGGEPVRFQTRPGQRETVLAEGLASGEHTLWLSKATEGQNGHNRLVSFSGAELLPAEPLPARRIEFIGDSITSGFGADSEPIACGAGTWYDATHAWIAYGPRLARRLDAQWMLSSVSGMGLHRNWNTLAPVMPDVYDGVYMEYATDNPPWDSTLYRPDLVVVALGTNDFSAGDGETTREALDGAAFVADYARFLARLRERYPDAPVLLLNSPVFEGAQKAQLAGYLREVAARRAASGDPAVSVFTYDGRYVAGCDGHPGGAEHVRMADELEPVVREITGW
- a CDS encoding glycosyl hydrolase; translation: MLRTATLRTATLLAVLLLASGASRAQALFEAEDAALVGNAAVATERAGYSGTGYVTGIVQPGDSLRFTVDASGDFVQIRLAVAANARFASYTVQVDDQTPISTNVPVTGAFREIVVAERRLSPGSHTITVHGSFEVDYLTFAPVSYPGPAVPPPVLSDPDASPSARALFAFLLDEYGEHILSAQQDIYSGSPRTAEIDYVTSVTGKVPAIGGFDLIDYSPSRIQFGGAPRDWSEEWIGWAQTDADGKEGIVNLMWHWNAPTDLYNTADQPWYRGFYTEATSFDFADALAEGPGGANYDLLLRDIDAIAVQLQKFEDADIPVLWRPLHEAAGGFFWWGAQSGADYVELWRLVYDRLTDVHDLHNLIWVWTYEPASDPLAWYPGDDYVDVVGRDFYSDDPETLITSQWELLQDAFGANKLVSLTESGTLPDMDDSADRGIWWSWFNVWNGFERDIPADRLTRIYTSEVVLTRDELPDWRDYTLATASEPTPEAQIPLALYPNPTSGATTLTLTLAATVDVTVDVFDLTGRLVSRQRLGVQPAGALQAAVTAPTASGTYLVRVAAGDRVSHGRLVVTR
- a CDS encoding glycoside hydrolase family 5 protein, whose translation is MDRRAFLGTASAAALGATAAGCASGAAAQNAMNPASGAVMPPEATGAGPARSTDGEVIVSQHGALPGTRTQPRIPRWRGFNLTELTGGARDRSFVETDFEWIAELGFDFVRIPMSYWAWSSPEDWMEIDEEALNTVDEAVEYGEKYGLHVNLNLHRIPGYCVNGRELEPHLLFDSPREEMELAMDAATLHWQTLAERYKHTSNQKVSYDLFNEPPWSYQDQSRYVEVATRLVAAIRDIDPDRLIVADGADIGQTPVPGIVPLGLVQSTRGYLPKMISHYTATWVPENEFESFETPVWPMTDKDGRLWNKEVLREQLVQVWQPLVNQGVPVHVGEWGCYNKTPHEAALGWMRDVTSLWREMGWGWAMWNFRGSFGILDSGREDVAYEDFRGHKLDRRMADLLLSS